A window of Halopelagius inordinatus genomic DNA:
CCGTCGCCGACGAGGCGGCGGATGTGGTGCTGTGCCTGTCCCGGGGCGAGGTCCAGCGAGCGGACGAGCTCGTTGAAGTGGATGCCCGGGTGAGAGCCGATGTGCTCCGTGATTCGTGTGCGTGTCTCGTTCATCTCTTTTCTCCTTTTGCGGCGCGCTCGGTCCGTCGCGCGTAGTAGACGGCCGCGATGACGAGTCCGGCCATGACGACGTCGAGGCCGTGTTCCAACAGGTGGTGCGCCGACGTATCCACCATCCCGGCCATCGTCGCTCCGGCGACTGCCGTCCGCGCCGCCAGCGTCACCAGCGCGAGCGCCACGAGGAGGAACGAGCGCGACCGTCTGCGGACGAGTGCGCCCACCGCGAGGCCCGCCACGACGAGCGACCCGACTCCGGCGAGTAACAACACCGCCGCGAGCGGTCCGTCGAACCCGCCGTGGGCACCCGCGTGTGCTGGTGACAACATGAGTAGATTGTTGGCACCCGGCCCTAAGAAGCCCGACGATTCTCGCGGTTCGGGAAACGCACTAGTCGGCGGCTCGAACCCCGTACTCTTCGGTCTCGCCTCGCTGGGCCGCGTCCGATGGAGTGATACGCCAGAGCGCGGAAACGGTCGCACATGACGAACACGCTGTTGGTCGCGGGCGGGCGGGTACTCGGCCCCGACATGACCGTCGAACGGGCGGACGTCGTCGCGGACCGAGAGACGGGAAGAATCGAAGCCGTCGGCCCCGACGCGGCCGACGAGTACGACGCAGACGAGACGCTCGACGCCGAGGGCTGTCTGGTGATGCCCGGACTCGTCAACGCCCACACGCACGCCGCGATGACGCTCCTCCGCGGATACGCCGACGACAAACCGCTCGGCCCGTGGCTTCGCGAGGATATCTGGCCCGCCGAGGCCGCCCTCGAACCCGAGGACGTGCGCGCCGGGACGGAACTCGGCGTCGTGGAGATGATTCGCTCGGGGACGACGGCCTTCGCGGACATGTACTTCGACGTGGACGAAGTCGTCGCCGCAGTCGAGGCGGCGGGCGTCCGCGCCCGCGTCGGTCACGGCGTCGTCACCGTCGCCAAAGACGACGAAGACGCCGCCGCGGACGTCGAAGAGAGTCTCCGCGTCGCCCGCGAGTTCGACGGCGCGGCCGACGGGCGCGTCTCGACGGCGTTCATGCCGCACTCGCTCACCACCGTCGGCGAGGAGTTCCTCCGCGAGGGCGTCGAAACGGCGCGACAGGAGGGGATTCCGGTCCACATCCACGCCAACGAGACGACCGAGGAGGTGGAGCCGATAGTCGAGGAACGCGGCGAACGCCCCCTCTCGTACGCCGACGACGTGGGACTGCTCGACGAGGCGAACTTCCTCGCGCACGGCGTCCACACCGACGACGAGGAGATTTCGCTCTTGGCCGAACGCGGCGCGGCGGTCGTCCACTGCCCGGCGTCGAACACGAAACTCGCCTCGGGCATCGCGCCGGTCCAGAAGATGCTCGACGCGGGCGTCACCGTCGGCATCGGAACCGACGGCGCGGCGTCGAACAACGACCTCGACATGTTCGACGAACTCCGCGACGCCGCGATGATAGGGAAACTCGGCGCGGACGACGCCGCGGCGGTTCCCGCGGCGGCGGCGGTGGAGGCGGCCACCGCCGGAAGCGCAACAGCCATCGGCATCGACGCCGGTCGAATCGAAACCGGGGCGTTGGCCGACCTCGCGGTCGTGGAGTTCGACGCGCCGCACCTCGCGCCGACGCACGACTACGTGAGTCACCTCGCGTACGCCGTCCGCGGGTCGGACGTTCGCCACACGGTCTGTGACGGGCGGGTCCTCATGCGGGACCGAGAGATTCTGACGCTCGACGAGGAACGCGTCGTCGCCGAGGCGCGCGAACGCGCCGAGCATCTGGTCGAACGCGCCGAGAGCTAAGAGAGCAACTGCACGACGACGCCGTCGTCGGTCATCTTGATTTCGATGGTGTCGAACGTGCGGACGTACTGCGCGACGTGTTTTCCCCGATTGGGGTCGAGCCGAACCCGTTCGTCGAGGAGGTTCGCGTCCGCGAGGCGGTTCACCTCGCGGTACGCGGTCGAGAGCGGAATCTCGGCGAACTGGTGTATCTCCTTGACCGTCATCGGCTCCGTGACCGTCCGAAGTATCGCGTTCGCGGCGTCCGAACCCATGAGGGTGAGCAGTTCGGCGTCGGACGCGTCGATATCAGCCTCGGTGCGGGTGACCAGCATCGCTTCCCTGTATCTCCGCGGAGTCGGGATTTGAATCTATCTCCCGCGGACGACCGGCGGCCGTCCGCACTCGCGGACCCCGTCTCGTCTCCGTCTTCGGTAGGATTTTCCCCGCCCTCTCCGAAGCCAGTCGCATGAGCGAATCTACCTACGCTCCGATAAGCGACCACCTCGACGACGTCGAGGCGGCGCGCGCGGACGGCCGACGGAAGATGGACTGGGCGCTTCAGCACATGCCCATCCTGCAGGAACTCCGCGAGCAGTTCGAGGAGTCGAAACCGTTCGACGGGCGGGTCATCGGGATGGCGATGCACGTCGAAGCGAAGACGGCGAACCTCGTCGAACTGCTCGCCCTCGGCGGCGCGGACGTCGCCATCACCGGCTGTAACCCCCTCTCGACGCACAACGACGTGAGCGCCGCACTCGACGCGCACGACAGCATCACCTCGTACGCAAAGCGCGGCGTCGACGAAGACGAGTACTACGACGCGATGCACGCCGTCGTCTCGCACGACCCGGACGTCACCGTCGACGACGGGATGGACCTCGTCTTCCTCGTCCACGAGGAGTACCCCGAACTCGTAGACACCATCCTCGGCGGCGCAGAAGAGACGACGACGGGCGTCCACCGCCTCCGCGCGATGGACGAGGACGGCGAACTGAACTACCCCGTCTTCGCCGTCAACGACACGCCGATGAAGCGCCTGTTCGACAACGTCCACGGCACCGGCGAGTCCTCTCTCGCCAACATCGCCATGACGACGAACCTCTCGTGGGCGTCGAAGAACGTCGTCGTCGCCGGATACGGCTACTGCGGGAAGGGCGTCGCGAAGAAGGCCGCAGGGCAGAACGCGAACGTCATCGTCACGGAAGTCGAACCGCGCCGCGCCCTCGAAGCCCACATGGAGGGGTACGACGTGATGCCGATGAACGAGGCGGCGGAAGTCGGCGATGTGTTCCTCACGACGACGGGCAACCGCGACGTCGTCACCCGCGAGGATTTCGAGGTGATGCAGGACGGGGCCGTCCTCGCGAACGCCGGTCACTTCGACATCGAAATCGACCTCGACGCTCTCTCCGACCTCGCGGTCGACGAGTACGAGGCCCGAGACGGAATCGACGCCTACGAGATGGACGACGGCCGCCGCATCAACGTCCTCGCGGAGGGCCGACTCGTCAATCTCGCGTCGCCCATCGCCCTCGGCCACCCGGTGGAGGTCATGGACCAGTCGTTCGGCGTGCAGGCCGTCTGCGTCCGCGAACTCGTCGAGAACGCCGACGACTACGGCCCCGGCGTCCACGACGTGCCGGACGAACTCGACGTGGAAGTCGCCGAGATAAAACTCGCCGCCGAGGGCGTCGACATCGACGCTCTCACCGACACGCAAGAAGAGTACATGGGCAGTTGGAGCCACGGGACGTAAGACGCCCGGAGAACGGCCACTCCTATTTCGCCCGCTGAACGTTCTTTTCACCGACTGCGACCCCCGCCGCAATCGGACAGATTCATACGTCTCTCGCCCTCAGACCCGCGCATGACCTACTCGGCGACCGACGGCCCGTACGACGCGTACGTCTTCGACGTCGACGGCGTCCTCGTGGAACTGCCGAGTCGGGACGCCCTCGGAGAGGCGGCCGCGCGCACGTTCTCGCGGTTCGGCCTCGAATCGCCCTCCCGGGACGGCGTCCGCGCTCTCGTCACCGGCGACGTCGAACGCATCACCGACCTCTGTCGCTCCGCGGGCGTGGACCGAAGCGCGTTCTGCACGCGGGCGGCCCGAGAGACCTACCGCGCGCAGAAGCGCGAACTCGAACAGGGACTCCGCACGCTGTACGACGACGTGAGCGCTCTCTCCGACCTCTCCGCGCCGAGTGCGCTCGTGAGCAACAACCTCCGTCGCGTCGTCGAGGAAGTCGTAGACCGGTTCGACCTGCGGACCCGTCTCGGCGTCGAGTCCGTCCGCGCGCCCGCGTTCACGCCCGAGGACCTCGCGCGGACGAAACCCGACCCGCACTACCTCCGCGCGGCGTGCGAAGACGTCGGCGTCGAACCCGAGCGAACGCTGTACGTCGGCGACGAACCCGTGGACGTTGCGGCGGCGACTCGCGCGGGCGCGGACTCGGCGCTCCTCCGGCGCGAGAGCCGAGACGAGGACGCCGCACGCTCGACGCCCGACGACTTCGACGCGGGCGAACCGACGTACGTCGTCGAGAGTCTCCGCGAGTTGGTGGCGTAATCGAACCCGTCGCTCGTTCGGTTCTTCCGCGCCCTCTTCGTCCCGTTTAAGGGCACGAACGACCGAGAACGGACAATGTCTTCGAACCGAAAAGGGGACCACCGGAGCACTCGCTTCGCTCGCGCTCCGGGCCCTCGTTCACTCCGTTCACGAGGACGCCGCGAACGGGAACTCGTCTCTCAGGTTCGGCCGACTTAAGGGCACGAACGACCGAGAACGGACAATGTCTTCGAACCGAAAAGGGGACCGCCGCGAACGGGAACTCGTCAACAAACTCGACGAGGCCGGATTCGCGGTGATGCGGGCGCCCGCGTCCGGAAGCGCGACCGAACGCGAACTGCCGGACGTTCTCGCGGGTAACGGCGAGGTGTTCTACGCCATCGAGGCAAAGTCCAGTTCCGGGAACCCCATCTACCTCACCGGCGAGGAAGTCGAGGCTCTCATCTACTTCGCACAGAACTTCGGCGCGAAATCCCGCATCGCCGTCCGATTCGACCGGGAGGACTGGTACTTCTTTCACCCCGGCGACCTGTACGTGACCGACGGCGGCAACTACCGCGTGAAAAAAGAGACGGCCCTCGCGGAGGGCGAGGCGTTCGACTCGTTCGTCGGCGGCCCCTCACAGAGTCGGTTGACGGACGTCGCAGACGACGAGACGGGGGCGTAACCGCGGCGTTCGTTCGATTACGGTTCGATCAGCCGAGTGTCGCCTGCGTCGTCCGGGACTCGCCGCCGGGGAGAGACCCGGCCAGCGTCCGGCGCACTTGCTCTCTCGCGAACCCGGATTCGACGGGGACGAGACGCGACGCGGGGAACAGATACCGCTTTTTGGCTCTCAGTTCCGCCACGTCCTCGACCAACGGGACCGAATCCACGTAGACGGCCTCGAAGACGGGTTCGTGAGAGCCGTAGTCGGCGTTCGTCTCGTACTCCGCGACGGGGCGGTCCGACTCGGTCCGCGACCGGTCTGCTCTGTCACCCGTCGCCCGAAGGACGACGAGCAGACTCTTCGTCTCTCTGTCGCGCACCAAGTCGCCCGGCGCGTGGTCGTGGCGGTCACAGAGGACGGGGCCGGACTCGAACCGCGGCACGTACGTCCGACCGCCGCAGACGGCACAGACCGACGCGCGTTCGTCGGGGGCCGGAATCAGGCCGTCGGCTATCTCGATTCTGACCCGTCGGAGGTGTTTGCACTCGGCGTCGCGAATCGCGCTGTCGGGACAGGTGCAGGTGTCGGCTTCGGTGTCTACCACGTAGGTCCCACCGTCCGTCTCGACGACGTACCGGCCGTCGCGGAGGGGACGGACGGCCATCGGGTTCTCGCGGGCGCGGCGGGCGCGCCCGACGAACCCGGACGCCGGGAGCGTCGTCTTCTGTCTGACCGCGCGGCGGCGGGGGCGAGACTTCGTGTTAGACGCGGGTGTATTTCGTGTGTGCGTCATTGTTTTGGAGGCTTCTGAGGGCCGTTCCCTCGTCACTTCTCTCTACGTTCCGAACGAACCTAAGCCTTGGTTTCGGGTGGACGAACGCCCCGAAACGCCCATCGAAGGCCTTTTAGAACGGCCGCGGGTAGGCGGGTGCATGACAATCGAAGCGGAGATGCGTCGTAAGATAGTCGCCTCCGTCGTCGCGGTCGGGTTCTTCGTCGCACTCATCATCGGCGTCGGCGTGACGTTCGACAACTTGACCTCGGGTACGGGTGGCCTCGCTCTCATCGGTGCAATCTCTCTTTTCATCGTCTCGATGGGCGTCCTCGGCCTCTGGCTGGACCGGTAGAGTTCACTCGCCTTCCGCGACCGTCTCGCGCCAGTCGCGGACGTCGCCAGCGTCTCTGACCGCGCTCTCGTAGTACGAGAGCGGATGCGAAATCGTCTCGCAGCGCTCGTCGGGGTCCGTGCAGTCGTCGTACGCCTTCAGCGTCGCACAGGTCGGCGGCGCGAACTGCGACCCGTCCGCGTCCGCGAGGTACGCCACGCGCGTCTCCAGTCTGTCTGCCGTCTCCGCGTCGTCGGCGTCTAAGAGCGTCGTCACCTCCGTCTCGTCCATCCCGACGCCGACGAGAAACGAGACGAGAGAGAACTCCGAGTGCGGCGCGAGCGTCTCGCCCTCGCGAACCCGTCGTACGAGCGTCTTCATGCAGGGCGGAAAGAGGTCCGGAACCACCGCCTCTACCGCCGCGCTCCCGGCGGCGTCGTGGTCGTTCAGCAGGTCGCGGAGTTCCGCCACCTCCTCGTCGAGTGCGTCGGCTATCTCCTCGCCCGCCGGACTGCCGCGCACCTCGAACGGGAGGCCCTCGGCGACCCGTCGGCGCACCGCCTCTTCGAGCGTCCGGTGGAGTTCGTCTCTCGTCACCCGGACCGACCCGTCGGCCACCTCGCGGTTGACGAGACGCCAGCGCTCGCCCCAGTCGGCGTCCGCGAGCGTCAGATACGACCCGAGGGCGACCCAGTAGTGCGTCGGGTCGCGCCCGCGGCGTTCGCCGTCTCGTTCGGGTCGGACGTCGCCCGAGAGACCGAACTCTTCGAGGACGCTTTCGAGCGACGCCCGGCGCGTCCGCATGCTCTGTAACTCGTCGTCGTCGGCCTCGAAGTCGGTGAGAAACCGGGTCTGGGCGGTGGCGGCTTCCGCCGCGGCGTACTTCTCGACGGCCGCCGGGGTGTCGACCAAGGAGACGAGGATGCGGGCGATGGGGTACGAGAGGAGTTCCTCGCGTTCGTCCCACCGGTGCGGCTCATCGGCTTCGACGGTGCCCTCCATGAGGGCGCGTTCGACCCGCTCTAACCCGCGCTCTACTGCGGGTGCGTCTTCGGCGATGAGGGCCGCCGGAGAGATGTCTGTCTCCCGAACGGCGTCGCGCGCGCCGCCGAAGAACGGGTAGCGCGCGTGGAGCGGGTCCATCGGCATCGGCTCTGGTTTGCGAGTGGCTCCGAATAAACACGGCGATTGACGCGGGCCGCGCCGAACCGTTCGGGGGAGACCACATCACCTAAGACGACTTACGCCCTCCGTCGTGCCGTGCCGCAGTTCGACTACCCGTGCCCCGACTGCCGGGCCACGAACAGCCTCCACGACGCCGACTGCCGGTTCGAGGGGACGCCGTGGCCCGACGTCGAGAAGGCGTACACAGACGTGGTCGCGCATCTCTCGGCGGAACCGACCGACGAGGACGACCTTCAGAGCCTCGTCCACGGCGGTTGGGGCCCGCTTCACCGCGCGGCAGTGGAACGACTGAAGCGCGACGGCCGCGTCGACGAAGCCAACGGCGTCCTCCGCCTTCTGACCGCAGCGGAGTTCCGCGAGGAGGTGTCCGTCCCGGGCCGAGAACCGATGAAGACGCTCTACCGCCACGGCAGTTACCCCGGCTGTCACGACAACGCCGTCTTCGCGATGATAGCGTGGTACGAGATGGTCGGCCTCTCGTGGTCGGAGACGCGCGAGAACGTCGCAGACTGGCTCCGCGAGAGCGGTTCGTGGGACCGCGGCGGGTTCGAGGAGGCGACGCCCGAACAGTTGGTAGACAAGAAACGGCACGTCTACGAGGCGGGTTACGGCTGGAAGGAGAAAGCCGAGTCCGCAAAGCGCGTCATCGACCGCCACCGGTAGGTTCTGGCTGTCCCGAAAACGGTCGGAACGGTTACGTTTCTTCCGACGGTCTCAGTAGGGGTGAGTACACCGGAGAGTGCGTCCGCCGGGACGGACCCGGCCGACGTTCCGCCGGAGGCGTCGGTGGACGCGCCGAAACGCGCCCTCGCGATAGTTATCGGCATCGTCTTCGTCGACTTGCTCGGATTCGGCGTCGTCATCCCCGTCCTCCCCTTTTACGTCCGGAGCTTCGCCGTCAGCGACGTGTTCATCGGTCTGCTCGCCGCCTCCTACTCGGCGATGCAGTTCCTCTCTGCGCCGCTTCTCGGCCGCCTCTCGGACTCCCGCGGCCGCCGCCGCGTGTTGATGCTGTCGCTCGCCGGCAACACCGTCGCGTGGACGGTGTTCGGGTTGGGAACCGAGGTGGGCGTCCTGTTCGGCACTCTGCCCGCGCTGGCGACGATATTCGCCTCGCGGATGCTCGCGGGGGCGATGGGCGGCAACATCGCCACCGCGCAGGCGTACATCGCGGACGTGACGCCCGCGGACCGGCGCGCCGCGGCGCTCGGACTCGTCGGCGCGGCGTTCGGCCTCGGGTTCGTCTTCGGCCCGGCCATCGGCGGCGTGTTCGCGAGCGAGGAGGTAGTCGCGACGGCGCGTGCGGTTCTCCCCGGGTTCGTCCCGGCGACGCGTTTCTCGCTGCCGAGTTTCGTCGCCGCGTCGCTCAGTCTGGTCGCACTCGTCGCCGCCGCGGCGTTCCTCCCGGAACCCGACCGAATTCGACCCGCCGCGAACCGGACGACGCTCGTCGGGCAGTTCACCGACGCCCTCGCGGACCCGTCGATTCGCGGCTTCGTCGCCTCCTTCTTTCTCGTCTCCGTCGCGTTCTCGGGGGTGCAGGTCATGTTCATCCCCTACGCCGCGGACCTGTACGGGTACGACGAGACGCAGACGGCGCTCCTGTTGGCGTACATCGGCGTTCTCAGTATCCTGAATCAGGGCGTCCTCGTGGGCCACCTCTCCCGCCGGTACGGCGAACGCCGAACCGCCGTCGCGGGCGCGTCGATTCTCGCCGTCGCACTCGCGGTGCTCCCGTTCTCGCCCGCTCTCGGGTCGGCCGTTCCGGGCGTCGGCGGCCCCGCGTGGTTCACCGGGCCGGTTCTCGCCTTGCTCCTCTCCTTGGCGGCTCTCTCGCTCGGAAACAGCCTGTTGAACGTCGCCCTCTCCGCACTCGTCTCGCGGGCCGCGTCCGCGGACACGCAGGGCACCGCCTTCGGCGTCACGCAGGGCGCGGGGAGTCTCGGGCGGACGGTCGGTCCGCCCTCGATGGCGTTGCTCTACGTCGTCGCGTACTGGTCGCCGTTCGTCGCGGGCGCGGTACTCGTCGTTCCGGTCGTCGCGATACTCGCCGCACGAGTCACTCGCGGGCGGTAGCGTCGACTCGGTGCGGGACGGAGAGAAGAGAAACGTCGCGAGTCAGTCGCTCTGAATGCGCGGCGCGAGCATGTAGGTGACGTTCCCCTGCCCTTCGGCGACGCGGTAGTGGAGTTTGACGGGGAACTCCTGACCGAGTTCGACGGTGACCTCGGCGTCCTTCGGGATGGCCTTGTTCATGTCCTTGAGGTAGTCCAGGGAGAAAAGCGAGTCCGCCTCTCCGGCGGTGAGGTCGATGAGGTCACCGGCGTCGAGTTGGAAGTCCACGTCGTCCGTGTCGCCCTGCGCTTGGATGTGGAACGCCTCTTCTGCGTCGTCGACGCGGAGGCGGACGTGGTCCGAGACCATGTCCGCGGCCTTGATACCGCGGTCGAGTTGCGCGCCTTCGAGGACGATTTCGGCGGCCAAATCGAGGTCAGGGATGTCGGGTTCCTGACGGATGGAGTCCGGGTCGATGAGCGCCAGCGTCGAGGAGAGCCCCTCGATGCGGATGTTGAGCTTTCGCGTCTCCTCGTCGAGTTCGAGTTCGACGAGTTGGCTCGAATCCGCCATGCCGACGAAATCTTCGAGTTTCGACAGGTTGACGCCGATGACGCCGCCGTCGGCTTCGTAGGACTCGAACGCCGCCGCGTCGAGAGACAGGTCGACCATGCCGACGTTCGCGGGGTCCACGGCGCGAATCGCGAGTCCGTCCTCGTTGAGTCGTATCTTACACTCGTCGACGAGTACGCTCACCGAATCCAGCGCGTCCCGGAGCGTGGAGGCACTGACGATGGCCTTGAACATATGGACGGTGGTACGATAGCGGGCTTAAAAATCCCGCCGATTTACCGATACGATAGTACGATAGAGTGTTCCCGTACGTCGGGCGCGACTGCGCGCGCGACTGCTCTCGAACGCGGCGGACTACCCCTCGCATCCGTGCGGGACGCCCGCCAACACGACTCCGCCACAGTCGTCGCACTGACGTATCTCCCGTCCGACTTTGGCCCCCGCTACTGTCCACTTCTGCGACCCCGAAGAGAGATGCGCGCCGGACCGTCCGCACGACGGGCAGTTCGACTGCTCGAACGTGTACGTATACCACAAACAGTGGTCGTTCACGCAGTAATATGGCGACATAAGCTCGTGATGTGGCTCGATTACTGTAATTGCATCGACACGTGGCCACTTTCTAACCCGTCTCAGAGTCGAGAGTCGATTCCGGGTTCCGAGGACCCGAGGCGGGAGCGACAGTCGGATAACGGTGCGCCGACAACCTGTCCGTAATCAGATGGCGCGCAAGGACCAGTACTACAACAAAGCGAAACAGGAGGGGTACAGAGCCCGTTCGGCGTACAAACTGAAACAGTTAGACGAGGACGCGGGTCTGTTCGGCCCGGGAAACACCGTGGTGGACTTGGGTGCGGCCCCCGGCGGATGGTTACAGGTCGCCGCCGAGGAAGTCGGCCCGCAGGGACAGGTCGTCGGCGTCGACCTCCAGCGAATCCGCGACTTGGAGTCGGACGTCGTCGAGACCATCCGCGGCGACATGACCGACGAGGAGACGAAAGACGAACTCCGCGAGCGAATCGGCGAGGAGGGCGCGGACGTGGTCATCTCCGACATGGCCCCGAACATGACGGGCGAGTACTCGCTGGACCACGCTCGCTCCGTCCACCTCGCCCGGCAGGCCTTCGAGGTCGCCCTCGAACTGCTCCCGGCGGGCGGTGACCTCGCGGTCAAGGTGTTCGACGGCCCGGACGTCTCCGACCTCCGCGCCGACATGGACGAGGAGTTCCAGTACGTCCGCTCCATCCGTCCGGAGGCCTCCCGAGACTCCTCCTCGGAGCAGTATCTCGTCGGCAAACACCGCATCACCGCGCCCGTCGCCCTCGACGACGTGGTGGAGGTGACAATCGACGACGTGGGGAGCGAAGGCGACGGCGTCGCGAAGGTGGACGGCTACACGCTTTTCGTCTCGGATACGGAGGCGGGCGACGACGTCCGCGTCCGCGTCACCGACCTGAAGCCGAACTTCGGGTTCGCAGAAGTCGTCGAGGAGTGAGGACCGGTCACTCGGCGGTCCACGCGTCGTCCGACGCGCCCGTGCGACCGCCGCCGAACAGGCCGACGACGCCGTAGACGAACGGCGTATCGACGAGTGCGATGAGGAGTTTGAGGAGGTACTGCCCGACGACCAAAGCGAAAATCGCCTGCATCGGAAGCGCGTCGCCGATGCCGAGTACCGCGGGCGCGACGAGGAAGGCGACGGCGACGAAGATGATCGTATCTATCGCCTGACTCGTGGCCGTCGACGCGATGTTGCGAAGCCAAAGCATCGACCCGTCGGTCGCCTCTCGGATGCGGTGGAAGACGACGACGTCCCAGTTTTGGCTCACCAGGTACGCCAGCAGACTCCCCACGACGATGTTCGTCCCCGGCGCGATGACGCTTCGGAACTGCGCGCCGAACTCGGGGTCCGCGGCGGGCGCGAAGATAGTCCCCCACACCAACCCGAGGAGGACGAAGTTCATCGCGAATCCGACGTTGACCATCACCTGCGCCGCCCGCCGCCCGTACAGTTCCGA
This region includes:
- a CDS encoding queuosine precursor transporter; protein product: MSERGPATGQVVLLALFVTALVTAQLTASKLLAFGLPLSLPVTGESIILPGAALAYAVTFFASDCYSELYGRRAAQVMVNVGFAMNFVLLGLVWGTIFAPAADPEFGAQFRSVIAPGTNIVVGSLLAYLVSQNWDVVVFHRIREATDGSMLWLRNIASTATSQAIDTIIFVAVAFLVAPAVLGIGDALPMQAIFALVVGQYLLKLLIALVDTPFVYGVVGLFGGGRTGASDDAWTAE